GAATTtcccttttctttctttctttctgtctttctgtctgtctgtctgtctgtctgtctgtctgtctgtctgcctgtctgtgtgtgtgtgtgtgtctgtctgtctgtctgtctgtctgtctgtctgtctgtctctttctttctAGCTGGCTGACTGGCTGTCATCTTTCTTTCCAGTGGAATTCAATTGAAGTTTCAAGGGAGTGACATGTCGAAGACATACTAGTATTCAgtgctgttacatttgattacgttatttcattgAAATGCTAAATTCAAACAACTAATAAAGGGCCATATAATATAAAAGAAAGATGGCACAATGAGATATACCTGGCGGACATGTTTTATAACAATACAACATGACTATACATGTCTAGTTTGGGAATACAGTGGGTTGCGTTAGGGCGACCCTattctttaaaaatgtttctcattacttatTATAGCAACTAAGGGGTTGGTCTGtcggtttaaaaaaaaaataaaaaataaaaaatcatgtttctccgcctctccttttcctcctctcaaTCTTCTTTCGTCGTCGCCGCCGCCATGTAGATAACGTCAACATTCGGGACACTTttttattcttgccagagagggcgctgttccgcAAAAATATAGGGGCGGacgaaatttttttttaattttgtcatcGGAGCGGAAAATTTTGGGTCGGTCGGCTAATGGAATAGGAAAAATAGGGTCACTCTTACTTGTACATAATTCCTTCGATATATCTATGGTGAGTGTATTGGTTTGTTATAATCCATGTTTTGACATTTCTTTTGTAGCATATTCTGTTACGTGAAGCATACATCATTAATTGTTTTTCAAACGGTATCAATGTTATGCCATCAAGTTAgtacaatttatttattatccTTTGTGTGTAGAAAGTGCCACCGGCAAGCACCTGGTCCTGCTATGTTATATTCAAAGCCACAACCTgaagaatcaaatacaactgccgacatccgAACCGTGGAGGAACGGAACCTGTTATAAgcagagaaagtaaacaactgattCAGAATTGGATTATCAACACTACAAGATGGAACAGCACAGACTCGCGTTACGTATACTTAccgtttgataagaacagttcaATGGCCTCTTtacctgtacatgaaatggcaggggaactggaaatttgtttgtgaatgtgaactattatgtaaagtggcataaaactgttctcatcaaatgatgcaatgtaatacaagtctctgtatttccaacatatTGTGCCAAGTATTAAgccatttcatttgttttctttttgtcacaagttcgtccatggtctgacaTCAGCAATTATATTAACATAATGTGCTCTGAATATATGCTTTCATGTTATTATACATTGACATTTGGTTTCGTGTAGGGGCTATGGTTCACGTATCGttagtagtctggatgccaacgtcgtttctaactaaacctggtcaaagtccctcaatcagcacaaaaagttgttcatccaatcagtgaaccccaactgttacagtgatgtaaacagtgtataagtagcatcctgagctgacaaatataccatatttcgacattacataactgtcccaataaacactaactttatgtgggactgtgttattggttagaattttgtgattgattaacaaagacatgatgttaatgactgtgtgggtggctgcggataaattttaaattgcatctcaggacttttagagtaacgactttgactagaccAGTCtgtgagttgaggtgtaaatcgtaacgatactgtataggatcTAGACTATCTCGTCGTGTAGTGATAACACAACTATGTCGGTCAATGATGACAGAAATGGAAATTGTTCTCAACTGTCCAACACTAGTAATGAACATCGTGAAGACGAGGGTATGGATTCTCCGTGTCTGGTCAGGTTGAAATCACTGCAGGGCATTCTGTTTGCTGTGGCTATGGCGGTTTTGTATTCCACTCTCTCGACTTTGACAACTGCACTTGAGAATCGGGGAATGACATCTTTTCAGCTCGTATTCCTGTATTATCTGCCATTACCACCTACTGTGATATTCATTTGCCTCATAAAAAAGGAAAATGTGTTCACTATAGGAACATGGAACATTATTAAACTGCTCATTTTGGGACTCTTTCGGTGGCTTGCAATAACTCTATCGTATTCCGCATATAAGTTACTACCTCTCGGGGATGTGGTTGCCATTATTTCTGGTCTTATACCAATACTTACGGCATTGGCAGCCCTTGTGTGTTTGCACGAAAAGTGGTCACTTGCAGAAGTCATTGTAACACTTGTCAACGTAGTGGGTGTGGTATTAGTTACCGGACCTATTTTTATTTCCGATGGTGTAAACCCTGATTCAGATCCTGCCCAGCCTTGGACACACAGTACTTTGTATAACAAAGCGATAGGTTTCTCCATGGCTGTAGGAAGTGGCATTTGTTACTCGCTCAGTTTTGTGTTGGTTCGATCTCTAAAAGATAGATTTAGCATTCCAAGTCGACTAGTTTACGATTCCACCCTAGGACTACTCCTTTCCACCATCCTTCTGTACGCTACTCAGGATAGTAGTTCGATGATATGGTTAATGGGATTACAAGTAGCCATGACAACAGCCGTGAGTGTCACTGTTGCAAACCTGACTGTTTATGCAATGTtaaagagttttgaactggaaGCAGCCGCTACGGCATCCATTAttataaacattgaaatattcacaacatacatgtaccaagtgGTTTTGTTTAAGGTGAAACCAGACGCCAAGCAGATTATCGGAGCCGTTCTTATAGTGCTCAGCTCTGTCATTGTTTTCATCTTGAAATGGAGAAGATCCAAGCAATGTGTGGATACTGAACGGGAAGCAGTCCTACAGGAATTAGGTGACAGAGGAGAAAATTCATCTAAATTTGGTAGTTTCAAAAATAGAGAATGACTTCTATTGTATGCAATGAGTACATTTCAACATTCACGCAAATCATGCATGTAGAAGGTAGAGCTTAGAACGCACCACTTAGTGGTTCGAGGCAGAACGTGGTATCGATCGAACGTAGAACGACATTTAGCTTGTCCCAAAGCAAAGACTTAGTCTGACTTTGTGAAAAGGACAATAATAGGCCAAGAAAGAtagttgtttctggtcagcgcgtgcaccacttaaataccctcgcatTGGTCtatttttttcgtgtttgtccacccatgcagtctgcagatgtgggagaaacacaaaaataaacccCCCTCAGAGAAGACAACTACAGAGCCAATCGTGAACAAGCAAATGGCAtctgtcccacatacacacttgctgtaaagtactaactAGTAATAAGCACTAAgtagtaactgccataaatagtacactgagtgacaggtttgaccgtttgttgagaataaaaaaaaagaaaaaaaagaagacggaatgtcctgaccagaaacaattctatTTGTTTTTGCTTCCTGAATAAACCATGTAAATTTACGTCCTAACTAATTCCCAAACAGTATAACTTATAATCAGggatacatatattatttattttatataggCACGACGGGGTTGCTCAAATTCTTAGTACAGAATTCTGAAATGTTCACTTTTTGGAGACCGGGGGATAGGGGTGGAGGTACTCTCATAGAAAGATATTTCACCACCCCAGTGTTGTGTTTAGAGTGAAGCTTTTAAACGGACGCTGtttaatattttagtttaacTCTTTCGGttataatttgtttgtgaataaaAAGTATTTAATACAAAAAATGGACGTCAGGAATATCTACCGATCGGGATAAATGGCATTTGAACTCTCTGGCGTGCGTAACAACGACACGGTGCACAATAAGGAATAGGAATGCGTGCTTTCTACTCTCAATGATCTAAAAGCAAGGACaacagtttattttttttatcagcaCACGAATCAGGCAtttggagagttatttcatttCACCAATTCTATCGATTTATTCCTGGCCGGGataattaccccccccccccaaaaaaaaaaaaaaaatgttccgtcaacaatttatgaaaaattgtcCACCCCAATCGGGGAAAAGTAAgcttatgtatgtatagtcAAGAGCTATTCCTGACTGTCCATTTTAGGGTGCAATGACCTGACAAAAAACGTCATCAACAAAAGTTGACATATTACCattgttgtatttattattgAAATAACTGTGGATTACTTTTCTTTGTTTAGTATGTCTGGTCATCTATATTGTCTGGTACAAATGGTAATCGAATAAAGTGTATAAGTTTGAACAGGTCTTCAGAAAAGTAGACATctgaataatgaatattcatgaaacaATTATAAATGGACACGTGACAACCATGGAAAATACTGTAACATGTATGTTGTGTCCTtgtgatatataatatttcgGGGCCGGCTATTTTTGACTGGGGGGTTGGGGTCACGTACGTTAACaagatttgtcattttgatggcTTCACGGAGGTATAAGGGGTGGGCGTCTCCTTTATAccacaatattgtaatattgtgaaGTGTTTGGCGATATGTAGTCTTGcatatagccta
The Glandiceps talaboti chromosome 23, keGlaTala1.1, whole genome shotgun sequence genome window above contains:
- the LOC144453154 gene encoding solute carrier family 35 member G1-like, whose product is MSVNDDRNGNCSQLSNTSNEHREDEGMDSPCLVRLKSLQGILFAVAMAVLYSTLSTLTTALENRGMTSFQLVFLYYLPLPPTVIFICLIKKENVFTIGTWNIIKLLILGLFRWLAITLSYSAYKLLPLGDVVAIISGLIPILTALAALVCLHEKWSLAEVIVTLVNVVGVVLVTGPIFISDGVNPDSDPAQPWTHSTLYNKAIGFSMAVGSGICYSLSFVLVRSLKDRFSIPSRLVYDSTLGLLLSTILLYATQDSSSMIWLMGLQVAMTTAVSVTVANLTVYAMLKSFELEAAATASIIINIEIFTTYMYQVVLFKVKPDAKQIIGAVLIVLSSVIVFILKWRRSKQCVDTEREAVLQELGDRGENSSKFGSFKNRE